The window AACATCCTTGATCTGCATGGGGATGCCCGTGAGGGGGGTCATCTCCCCCTGGGCGATGCGTCGGTCGGCCTCCTGGGCCTGCTGGAGGGCCAGGTCCTCGGTAACGGTGATGTAGGCGTTCAGCAGAGGCTCCACCTGGCGAATTCGTTCCAAGACGGCGCGGGTCACCTCCAGGGCTGACACCTCTCGCCGGCGCAGGAGGGCATGGGCCTGGTGCACCGTGAGGGCGTAGAGGGGGGGCATCTAACTCTCCTCCAACACCAGGGGGACGCGGAAGAAGGCCCCCTCCCGGCGGGGGGCGTTGCGCAAAATCTCCTCGCGCGGGAAGGGCGCTTGGGGCTCGTCGGGGCGCATGACGCTGGCCAGGGCCACCGAGTGGCTGGTGGGGGGCACCTCGGTGGTGTCTATCTGCTGGAGCACCGCAAACTGCTCCACAATCTGGGACAGTTGCACCCGAAAGCGCTCCACCTCCTCCTCGGTGAGGCCGATACGGCACAGGGTGGCTACGTGGAGCACCTGTTCTCGGGTCAGGGCCATAGCATCCTCCTGGGGATATCTTACCGCAGGGGGTGTCCTGTTCGCCTTGTAGGGTTTCATCCCTCTGTGCTATGCTGGGAACGCATCCGCGCGGAGGCTTGGGATGGCAGTGCGCATCACCGTCTACGGAGGGGCGCGGCAGGTAGGGGGCAACCAGGTGCTGGTGGAGGACGGCCCCGCCCGCTGGCTCTTTGACTTCGGCATCCCCTTCCACCAGTGGGGTAAGTTTTACGAGGAATACCTTCAACCCCGCAAGGCCTTCGGCCTCTTGGACTTCCTGACTATGGGCCTGGTGCCCCCCGTCAAGGGCCTCTACCGCCCCGACCTGGAGCACCCCCTGGTGGGACAGGTCTTCCCTGACCGTCCCACGGTGGAGGTGCAGGGCGTCCTCCTCTCCCACGCCCACCTGGACCACTCGGGCTACATCTCCCTTCTGCACCCGGACATCCCCGTCTACGCAACCCTCACCACAGCGGTGCTGGCCAAGGCCATCCAGGACACCAGCCGCGGCGACATAGAGCGGGAGGTGGTCTACTACACCCCCCAAGCCCCCAAACGTGATGACCTCCTCACCAATGACCCGGACGCCTCTGCCGTCCAGCGCCAGTTTGTCGTCCCCGCCGATGCTCCCCTCACCGACGCTGCCCGCCGCTTCTGGGGCCAGTCCCTCTGGGCGCGAAAGAGCATGAAGCACACCACTTTGCAGACCGCCAGTGCCCTGGATAAAAAGCATGCCGTGCGGTGCTGGCCGGTGGACCACTCGGTGCCAGGGGCGTGCGCCTGGGCGGTGGAGACCTCGGCGGGCTGGGTGGCCTACACGGGCGACATCCGCCGCCACGGCGCACGCGCCCAGGACACCCAGCGCTTCCTAGACGACC of the Dehalococcoidia bacterium genome contains:
- the gatC gene encoding Asp-tRNA(Asn)/Glu-tRNA(Gln) amidotransferase subunit GatC → MALTREQVLHVATLCRIGLTEEEVERFRVQLSQIVEQFAVLQQIDTTEVPPTSHSVALASVMRPDEPQAPFPREEILRNAPRREGAFFRVPLVLEES
- a CDS encoding amidase family protein, which codes for MPPLYALTVHQAHALLRRREVSALEVTRAVLERIRQVEPLLNAYITVTEDLALQQAQEADRRIAQGEMTPLTGIPMQIKDV